In the genome of Nocardioides sp. NBC_00368, the window CGATCACGTCGCTGCTCTCGATCGCCTTGGCGAGCCTGATCTGCGGCACCGGGCACTCGCCGACCGGGGTGTCGTTGACGACTCCCACGACCTCGACGTCCTCGACCGCTCCGCCCACCAGCGCCTCGATCACGGGCCGGCCGATGGCTCCGGCGCCGATGATGCTGATCTTCGTCATCGGGCCACCTCCACCAGGTCGCGGGCGTTCGCCGGCGCGTAGGACGCGGCCAGCTCCGGACGGTCGGCGAACACGCCCGTGTCCTCGATGCCGGCCATGTGGCGGCGTACGTCCTTGGACGGCGGGCCCGCCGTTCCCCACAGGTCGGAGAGCTCGGGGACCCGGCGCCACACCTTGCACAGCCACTGGTCCTCGACGACCTGGGCGACGTCCGAGGTGTACTCGCACACCAGCCCGGCCGGGTCGGCGAAGTAGGAGAAGGTGTTGTTGCCCGGGCCGTGGCGGCCGGGGCCCCACAGCGGGGTGACGCCCTGCTGCTTGAGCGAGCCGATGCCCCGCATGAAGTGGTCCATGCTCGGCATCTCGTAGGCGACGTGGTTGACGGAGGTCCAGGCGGCCTGGTTGAAGGCGATGCTGTGGTGGTCGGTGTTGCAGCGCAGGAACGCCATCTGGTGCTCGGACCAGTCCGAGACCCGCATCCCGAGGACGTCGGTGTAGAACGCCACCGCACGGTCGATGTCGACCGTGTTGAGCACGACGTGCGTCACCCCGATCGGGACCGGCCGGTCCCGGTCGAGCGGCTTCACGGCGTGGACGTCGGCGACAAGCTCGATCACCCGACCCTCCGGGTCGGCGAAGCGGATGCCGTAGCCGCCGCCCGCCTGGTCCAGGGCACCCGGCTCGGTGAGCATCGGGATGCCGCGCAGAGCGAGCCGGCGGGCGGCCTCGTCGACCTCGGCCGGCGTACGCACCGCGAACGAGATGGCACCGAGACCGTTGCGCTCGGCGCGGGTCAGCTGCAGGACGTGGTGGTTCTCCCCCGTACCGCGCAGCCAGGTGTCGTCGTGGTCCTGCTCGACGACCGAGAGGCCCCAGACCTCGGAGTAGAAGTCCGTCGACTCGGTGAGGGTCGGCACCTGCAGCTGGACGCTGCGCAGCGAGTGCAGTGTTGCGATCGACATCCCGACTCCTTTCTCTTAGTGATTAATATTTAAGTGCTTAGGCTTTTTCGTGTCAAGAGGAAACCGTGGCCCAGATCACCTCGAGGCCCTCGTCGTGACGCGCTGGGTCAGCCGACCCAGGGGTGCGGGGCCTCGTCGAGCCCCCAGTAGAGGCTCTTCTGGCGCGTGTACTCCGCGATGCCGCGACGGCCCTTCTCGGTGCCGAGGCCGCTCTCCTTCATCCCGCTGAACGGGGTGGAGATGCTGAACTGCTTGTAGGTGTTGATCCACACCGTGCCCGCGTCGATCCGGCGGGCCACCCGCCACGCGGTGCGGTAGTCACGGGTCCACAGGCCGCACGCCAGCCCGTACACGGAATCGTTGGCGCGTGCGACGAGGTCGTCCTCGTCGTCATAGGTGAGCACCGAGAGGACCGGGCCGAAGATCTCCTCCTGGCAGGTCGGAGAGGAGTTGTCCAGGCCGGCGATGACCGTCGGCAGGTAGTAGGCACCGGCGGCGTACGCGTCGCCCTCGGGCACCGCACCGCCGACCAGCACCTCCCCGCCGAGCGCGCGGGCGCGCTCGACATGGCCGGCGACGCTGTCGCGGTGCCGGTGATGGACCAGTGGTGCGACCCGGGTGGCGGGGTCGAGCCCGTGGCCGACGCGCAGCCGCGCGACCGCCTTGACCAGGCGCTCGAGGAACTCCTCGGCCCGAGCAGAGGGCAGGAAGAGCCGGGAGCCGGCGATGCAGCTCTGCCCGGAGCTGGAGTAGATACCGAACAGGATCCCCGCGATCGCGGCCTCGATGTCGGCGTCCTCGAAGACGATGGTCGGCGACTTGCCGCCGAGTTCGAGCGTGACGGGCATCAGCTTGTCGGCGGCGGCGTGGGCGATGAGGCGGCCGGTCGTCGTCCCTCCGGTGAAGGAGACCTTGCCGACGCCGGGATGGCGCACGATCGCGTCACCGACGACCGAACCCCGACCGGGCAGCACGGAGACGAGGCCGGAGGGCAGCCCGGACTCGGTGATGATGTGACCCAGGGCGAGCGAGACCAACGGCGTCCACTCGGCCGGCTTGAGCAGCACGGCGTTGCCGGCGGCGAGGGCGGGCGCGATCTTCTGGGCGTCGCTGGCGATCGGCGAGTTCCAGGGCGTGATCGCTCCGACGACCCCGATCGGCTCGTGGACGCTCATCGTGAGCGAGCTCCCCCGTGGTGCGGTCAGCTCCTCGTCGAAGGTCTCCAGCGCGGCAGCCACATAGCGGAAGGTGCCGGCGGCACTGGCGACCAGCGCCGAGGTCTCGGTCAGCGTCTTGCCGGTATCCCGGGTCTGCAGCCGGGCGAGACGCTCGGCCGAGTCCTCGATCCCGTCGGCGATCCGGTGCAGGTGACGCGCCCGCTCGTGCGGGAGCCGCCTGGCCCACACCGCGGCAGCCTCGGCCCCGCGGGTGACCGCCTCGTCGACGTCGGCCTCGGCGGCGTGGTGCACCGTCGTGATCACGCTGCCGTCGGCGGGGTCGATGCTCTTCGACCCCGGTCCGCCGCCGCGACGCCACTCCCCCGCGATCAGGATCTCGTCGGCCGGGACGACCACGTCCGCCAGGTCCACAGCACTCACTGGGAGATCTCCTCCAACGTACGCTCCCGCGTCTCGACCGCGAACACGACCGTGGTGAGCGCGCCGACGACAGCGACCGCACCCATCACGACGAACACGTCGGCGATCGAGAACCCGCGGCCGATCAGGCCGCCGACGACCAGCGGGCCGACGATGATGCCGAGCCGGCCGAATGCTCCGCCGACACTGACGCCCAGCGCCCGCATCCGGGTCGGGTAGAGCTCTGCGGTGTAGACGTAGAGCGCGAGGTTGACCGCGAAGATGCACATCGCCGAGGCCGCCGACCAGACCAGCACGGTGCCTGCACTGGTCGCTCCGGTCGAGGCGAGCACGAACAGGGTGGCCGCGCTACCCAGCATCGCGACCGTGATCGCCACTCGGCGCCCGACGATGTCGATGGTCAACGCGATGACGACGCAGCCGAGGATGCCGGCGACGCTGGTGGCGACGCTGTAGCGCAGTGCGGTGTCGACGTCGAGATGGAAGACCCGGCCGTAGATGGTGGGCAGCCAGGCAGCGATGCCATAGTTGACGAAGTACGCCGTGAGCCAGGCCGTCGCCAGCATCAGCGTGCGCCGCAGGTAGACGCCCTGGAACAGCTCCGAGAGACGGGCCCGGCCCTGCCGGACCGCCGGCGCCGCGCCGATCGCGGGGGCGGGCAGCTCCCCCTTCTGCGCGGCGACCTCCGCCTCGATCCGGCGCGTCGCCTGGTCGGCCTCGTCCAGTCGACCGCGTGCGGCGAGCCAGCGGGGCGACTCGGGGACGCGACGCATGAACGGCACCAAGATCAGCGGGATGGCGCCCAGCGCGAACAGCCAGCGCCACCCGAAGGCAGGAACGACCCAGGCCGCCACCAGCGCCGAGGCCACCAGGCCGGCGGGGAAGATCAGCTCGTAGAGCAGCACGAAGCGACCGCGGCGGTGGGCGCGGGTGATCTCGCCGATGTACGTCGCCGCGACCGGGACCTCCGCACCGAGGCCGAAGCCCTGGACGAACCGGAGCACCAGGAAGATCCAGAGCGTGGAGGTACCTGCCATCAGCAGGCTCATGACCGCGTACAGCACCAGCGACCCGATGAGGACCGGGACTCGGCCGACCCTGTCGGCCAACCAGCCACCGGCCAGCGCGCCGAGCAGCATCCCGATGCCGCCGATGGCGATTGTCCAGGCGATCATGCCGGGATCGAGTCCGAAGAACGGGATGAGCACCGGCAGCGCGTAGGCGATCATCAGCTGGTCGAAACCGTCGAAGAAGGTGGCCACGCCGACCAGAACGCGGGTCTTGACGTGCCAGCGCGAGAGCGGAAGTCGCTCGAGCCTGGCACTGATCTGCTCCGCCGTGACAGCCGGCGGCACCGGGGTGATGTTGACCATGTGAGGGGAACTTTCGGTTCACAGCACTCGACAGGCATAATTGCTAAGTGCTTAATCGTTAAGTC includes:
- a CDS encoding VOC family protein, whose protein sequence is MSIATLHSLRSVQLQVPTLTESTDFYSEVWGLSVVEQDHDDTWLRGTGENHHVLQLTRAERNGLGAISFAVRTPAEVDEAARRLALRGIPMLTEPGALDQAGGGYGIRFADPEGRVIELVADVHAVKPLDRDRPVPIGVTHVVLNTVDIDRAVAFYTDVLGMRVSDWSEHQMAFLRCNTDHHSIAFNQAAWTSVNHVAYEMPSMDHFMRGIGSLKQQGVTPLWGPGRHGPGNNTFSYFADPAGLVCEYTSDVAQVVEDQWLCKVWRRVPELSDLWGTAGPPSKDVRRHMAGIEDTGVFADRPELAASYAPANARDLVEVAR
- a CDS encoding aldehyde dehydrogenase, which translates into the protein MSAVDLADVVVPADEILIAGEWRRGGGPGSKSIDPADGSVITTVHHAAEADVDEAVTRGAEAAAVWARRLPHERARHLHRIADGIEDSAERLARLQTRDTGKTLTETSALVASAAGTFRYVAAALETFDEELTAPRGSSLTMSVHEPIGVVGAITPWNSPIASDAQKIAPALAAGNAVLLKPAEWTPLVSLALGHIITESGLPSGLVSVLPGRGSVVGDAIVRHPGVGKVSFTGGTTTGRLIAHAAADKLMPVTLELGGKSPTIVFEDADIEAAIAGILFGIYSSSGQSCIAGSRLFLPSARAEEFLERLVKAVARLRVGHGLDPATRVAPLVHHRHRDSVAGHVERARALGGEVLVGGAVPEGDAYAAGAYYLPTVIAGLDNSSPTCQEEIFGPVLSVLTYDDEDDLVARANDSVYGLACGLWTRDYRTAWRVARRIDAGTVWINTYKQFSISTPFSGMKESGLGTEKGRRGIAEYTRQKSLYWGLDEAPHPWVG
- a CDS encoding MFS transporter, encoding MVNITPVPPAVTAEQISARLERLPLSRWHVKTRVLVGVATFFDGFDQLMIAYALPVLIPFFGLDPGMIAWTIAIGGIGMLLGALAGGWLADRVGRVPVLIGSLVLYAVMSLLMAGTSTLWIFLVLRFVQGFGLGAEVPVAATYIGEITRAHRRGRFVLLYELIFPAGLVASALVAAWVVPAFGWRWLFALGAIPLILVPFMRRVPESPRWLAARGRLDEADQATRRIEAEVAAQKGELPAPAIGAAPAVRQGRARLSELFQGVYLRRTLMLATAWLTAYFVNYGIAAWLPTIYGRVFHLDVDTALRYSVATSVAGILGCVVIALTIDIVGRRVAITVAMLGSAATLFVLASTGATSAGTVLVWSAASAMCIFAVNLALYVYTAELYPTRMRALGVSVGGAFGRLGIIVGPLVVGGLIGRGFSIADVFVVMGAVAVVGALTTVVFAVETRERTLEEISQ